A genomic segment from Pseudoduganella chitinolytica encodes:
- a CDS encoding protein-L-isoaspartate O-methyltransferase family protein, translated as MNIEQARFNMIEQQIRPWDVLDTDILDLLMVVKRENFVPEAYKNLAFVDTEIPLAGGAAMLTPKLEARIVQDAGVKKHENVLLVGAGTGYVAALLAHRALQVTAIEIDPALKAQAEKNLSANGVSNVRVELGNGAQGWANGAPYDVIVFTGALPVLPEGVLQQVKAGGRILAIIGESPVMSAHLITRTGDSSYDTKKLFETDVKPLAAAVTPSHFTF; from the coding sequence ATGAATATCGAACAAGCCCGCTTCAATATGATCGAACAGCAGATCCGTCCCTGGGACGTGCTGGACACCGACATTCTCGATCTGTTGATGGTCGTTAAGCGTGAGAACTTCGTACCGGAAGCGTATAAAAACCTGGCCTTCGTCGACACGGAAATCCCGCTGGCCGGTGGCGCCGCGATGCTGACGCCCAAGCTGGAAGCGCGCATCGTGCAGGATGCAGGCGTCAAGAAACACGAGAACGTGCTGCTGGTGGGCGCCGGGACCGGCTACGTGGCCGCGCTGCTGGCACACCGTGCCCTCCAGGTGACGGCGATCGAGATCGACCCGGCCTTGAAGGCACAGGCGGAAAAGAACCTGTCGGCCAACGGCGTCTCGAACGTCCGCGTGGAACTGGGCAATGGCGCGCAGGGCTGGGCCAACGGCGCGCCCTACGACGTCATCGTCTTCACGGGCGCGCTGCCGGTGCTGCCTGAAGGCGTGCTGCAGCAGGTCAAGGCGGGTGGGCGCATCCTGGCCATCATCGGCGAATCGCCGGTCATGTCGGCACACCTGATCACCCGCACGGGCGACAGCAGCTACGACACGAAAAAACTGTTCGAGACGGACGTCAAGCCGCTGGCCGCCGCCGTCACGCCTTCGCACTTCACCTTCTGA